The genomic stretch CGACGCCGTCGACGGTGATGATCGCCGCTTCGGCGAAGGGTGAAGGATAAAAAGCCGAGGCGATATGGGATTCGTGGTGGGTGGTGAAAAGGAATTCGGCTTTCGGGGCGGCGACTTTTTCCTTCAGGATCTCCTTCATGAAAAGTTTTTCCTTGGCCCATACCGGTAAAACCTTTAAAAAACTTTGCACGCCGGCCGGGGCGAACTGCATAAAGGTCGACATCAAGCGGTCGAACTTGATGAACGGCTTTTCGTAAAAAACGACAAAATCGATATCGGCACGCGATATCCCGGTATAATCCAGGCCGGCTTGCAAAGCTTTTTCGGGAAAACCGGCGTCATGTTTTTTTCGAGAAAAGCGCTCCTCCTGGGCGGCAAAAACGATCTCGCCGTCCCTGAGCAAACACACCGCGCTGTCATGATAAAATGCCGAAATACCGAGGATGATCATGCCGTCATTATAGCAAAAAACGGCGGCCGCGTCTATCGCTTGCCTGCATTTCCATTGCCATCATTTTTGGTTGACAATTTCCTATAATTCCCCTAAAATTCCTTATGGATGGAAATTTGAACGGGTGAGCGGAATGGCCAAGGACGTTTACGGAAGCATTCAGAAGGAGTTGGGCGACGGGCGCAAGTCGCTCGGCAGCAAATATCGCGACATTTTTGTGGGCCGGCGCGGGTTCAGCGCTTTGCTGAAATACGAGCTTTTGACCTGTTTGTCGGCCATTCCGGGGGCATTCGGCTACACGTTGAGAAAGGCATTTTATCCATCTTTGTTGGGTCAAGTGGGCAAAGGGGTCGTTTTCGGACGCTACCTCACCTTCCGCCACCCGCACAAGATTCGTATCGGCGCCGGCACCGTCATCGACGACTATGCGGTCCTCGATGCCAAGGGCGAGGAGAACGACGGCATCCGCGTGGGCGAGCAAGCCTACATCGGCCGGAACGCGATCCTGAGCTGCAAGGAGGGGGCTATTCGCCTCGGCGACCACAGCAACATCTCGGCCAATTGCACCCTGCTTTCCGAGACCGAAATCGTTCTCGGCCAATACTGTTTTCTTGCCGGGAACTGCTACCTGGTGGCCGGCGGCAACCACAGTTTCGTTGACGTGACCATGCCCATCATGCTTCAGCCTTCGCTGGCCAAGGGGGGGATACGCGTCGGCGATGACGTTTGGCTCGGAGCCGGCGTTATTGTCCTTGACGGGGTAAGCATCGGTTCCCACTCGGTTATCGGGGCCGGTTCAGTCGTCTCCGCCGCGCT from Candidatus Aminicenantes bacterium encodes the following:
- a CDS encoding acyltransferase; the encoded protein is MAKDVYGSIQKELGDGRKSLGSKYRDIFVGRRGFSALLKYELLTCLSAIPGAFGYTLRKAFYPSLLGQVGKGVVFGRYLTFRHPHKIRIGAGTVIDDYAVLDAKGEENDGIRVGEQAYIGRNAILSCKEGAIRLGDHSNISANCTLLSETEIVLGQYCFLAGNCYLVAGGNHSFVDVTMPIMLQPSLAKGGIRVGDDVWLGAGVIVLDGVSIGSHSVIGAGSVVSAALPEYSFARGARSIKIQDRRNEPQNEKKT